A window of Phycodurus eques isolate BA_2022a chromosome 5, UOR_Pequ_1.1, whole genome shotgun sequence contains these coding sequences:
- the sema7a gene encoding semaphorin-7A isoform X1 produces MKLIQSLFLSFLAHFQWTLNVSSEGTPTFGSKNIPRLLSKDVIQGRFDFPVYQNHTVLFYHEDSGEFYIGGTNFVFKLDLDRFQIIEEIRLEATREEHSQEGPCENVITVIEKFGDSLFVCGTNGHRPHCWKLASSSADVIEDQDGTGISPFTHTQNSLSLRVEGDLYAVAPLNTDGSCLQFRRKAGRRANVWMYDSWVSEPTFVSASWVKRKDDPENEKIFLFFREKNSDQNPEAEPWISRVARVCKTDEGGSKRFFQNTWTSFLKARLVCGFPEHSLYFNHLQDVYIQHAEDWRHTRVYALFTSSWNATAVCSYSMQTIEGIFDNSTFKGYDKAVPEPRPGTCVRNSRVLPLATISVVRDHPEMSDWVHSVHYTTPFYVSNNNYTKLAVDRVRAADRRVYSVLLLATDSGKIHKILESGSEPFIISQTQIPSLSGIQSMKLDSKKKKLVVSFAEKTIVLDLRSCDMYNKSCADCVLARDPYCSWTTSGCTPTVPEGIQNILDGKTSVCSASTSEHSQLNRTRRNAASPVDLDLTLPLVPVGVPYYLTCPIDSYHAVYTWKHGDQISPCLQMHSNCLLLMSAKTPTSYGSYECISEERDYVTVVKRYHLTERVDQRTKADRGKASAVAAQTLWITLGLSVSLQTLLSFSHE; encoded by the exons ATGAAGCTGATTCAAAGTCTCTTCCTGTCTTTTCtggcacattttcaatggaccCTCAATGTCAGCTCAGAGGGCACGCCGACTTTTGGATCGAAGAATATTCCCAGACTTCTGAGCAAAG ATGTCATCCAAGGAAGATTTGACTTCCCTGTTTATCAAAACcacactgttttattttatcatgaAGACTCCGGGGAGTTTTACATAGGAGGGACAAACTTTGTGTTCAAGCTTGACTTGGATCGCTTTCAAATCATTGAG GAAATCCGTCTGGAGGCCACAAGGGAAGAGCATAGCCAGGAG GGTCCTTGTGAAAATGTCATCACTGTCATCGAGAAGTTTGGAGACAGTCTGTTTGTCTGCGGGACCAACGGACACAGGCCTCACTGCTGGAAGCTTGCGAGTTCT TCGGCTGACGTGATAGAGGATCAAGACGGGACGGGCATCTCTCCGTTTACGCACACACAGAACTCACTGTCTCTCAGAGTTG AGGGGGATCTATACGCTGTGGCACCGCTGAATACTGATGGGAGCTGCTTGCAGTTCAGAAGGAAAGCCGGCAGGAGAGCCAACGTCTGGATGTATGACAGTTGGGTTTCAG AGCCCACATTTGTGTCTGCCTCCTGGGTGAAGCGAAAAGACGACCCCGAGAATGAAAAGATTTTCCTCTTTTTCCGCGAAAAGAACTCTGATCAAAACCCAGAGGCCGAGCCGTGGATTTCCAGAGTGGCCAGAGTTTGTAAG ACTGATGAAGGCGGATCAAAGCGATTTTTCCAGAACACGTGGACATCTTTTCTCAAGGCTCGACTGGTCTGCGGCTTCCCAGAACATTCCCTGTATTTCAACCATCTGCAGGACGTCTACATACAACACGCAGAAGACTGGCGGCACACGAGGGTCTACGCCCTCTTCACCAGCAGCTG GAACGCCACTGCAGTTTGTAGTTATTCCATGCAGACCATTGAAGGCATTTTTGACAACTCCACCTTCAAGGGCTATGACAAGGCTGTTCCAGAACCAAGGCCAGGAACT TGTGTGCGCAACAGCCGCGTATTGCCGCTGGCCACCATCAGCGTGGTGAGGGATCATCCCGAAATGAGCGACTGGGTCCACTCTGTACACTACACGACTCCGTTCTACGTCAGCAACAACAACTACACCAAGTTAGCCGTGGACCGCGTCCGGGCGGCGGATCGGCGTGTGTACAGTGTTCTCCTGCTAGCCACTG ACTCTGGGAAGATCCATAAAATTCTAGAGTCGGGATCCGAACCTTTCATCATCTCCCAAACACAAATCCCCAGTCTGTCCGGCATACAGTCGATGAAACTGGACTCCAAAAAG AAAAAACTAGTGGTGAGTTTTGCAGAGAAAACCATTGTGTTAGACCTCCGGAGTTGCGATATGTATAACAAATCCTGCGCAGACTGCGTTCTGGCTCGGGACCCCTATTGTTCCTGGACTACATCTGGATGCACCCCAACTGTCCC TGAGggcattcaaaatattttggatGGGAAAACGAGTGTGTGCTCTGCATCAACATCAG aACATAGTCAATTAAACCGGACGAGAAGGAACGCTGCATCGCCCGTAGACTTGGATTTAACTCTGCCCCTTGTGCCCGTGGGTGTCCCTTATTACCTGACGTGCCCAATTGACTCTTACCACGCCGTCTACACGTGGAAACACGGAGACCAGATCAGTCCTTGTCTACAGATGCACTCCAACTGCCTCCTCCTCATGTCCGCCAAGACCCCCACGAGCTACGGCAGCTACGAGTGCATCTCGGAAGAGAGGGACTACGTCACTGTGGTGAAGAGATATCATCTGACGGAGCGAGTCGACCAGCGTACCAAGGCCGACCGAGGTAAAGCATCGGCCGTAGCAGCCCAGACATTGTGGATCACACTTGGACTTAGTGTTTCGCTGCAAACGCTTCTAAGCTTCTCTCATGAATAA
- the sema7a gene encoding semaphorin-7A isoform X2: MKLIQSLFLSFLAHFQWTLNVSSEGTPTFGSKNIPRLLSKDVIQGRFDFPVYQNHTVLFYHEDSGEFYIGGTNFVFKLDLDRFQIIEEIRLEATREEHSQEGPCENVITVIEKFGDSLFVCGTNGHRPHCWKLASSSADVIEDQDGTGISPFTHTQNSLSLRVEGDLYAVAPLNTDGSCLQFRRKAGRRANVWMYDSWVSEPTFVSASWVKRKDDPENEKIFLFFREKNSDQNPEAEPWISRVARVCKTDEGGSKRFFQNTWTSFLKARLVCGFPEHSLYFNHLQDVYIQHAEDWRHTRVYALFTSSWNATAVCSYSMQTIEGIFDNSTFKGYDKAVPEPRPGTCVRNSRVLPLATISVVRDHPEMSDWVHSVHYTTPFYVSNNNYTKLAVDRVRAADRRVYSVLLLATDSGKIHKILESGSEPFIISQTQIPSLSGIQSMKLDSKKKKLVVSFAEKTIVLDLRSCDMYNKSCADCVLARDPYCSWTTSGCTPTVPEGIQNILDGKTSVCSASTSEHSQLNRTRRNAASPVDLDLTLPLVPVGVPYYLTCPIDSYHAVYTWKHGDQISPCLQMHSNCLLLMSAKTPTSYGSYECISEERDYVTVVKRYHLTERVDQRTKADRASSSQ; the protein is encoded by the exons ATGAAGCTGATTCAAAGTCTCTTCCTGTCTTTTCtggcacattttcaatggaccCTCAATGTCAGCTCAGAGGGCACGCCGACTTTTGGATCGAAGAATATTCCCAGACTTCTGAGCAAAG ATGTCATCCAAGGAAGATTTGACTTCCCTGTTTATCAAAACcacactgttttattttatcatgaAGACTCCGGGGAGTTTTACATAGGAGGGACAAACTTTGTGTTCAAGCTTGACTTGGATCGCTTTCAAATCATTGAG GAAATCCGTCTGGAGGCCACAAGGGAAGAGCATAGCCAGGAG GGTCCTTGTGAAAATGTCATCACTGTCATCGAGAAGTTTGGAGACAGTCTGTTTGTCTGCGGGACCAACGGACACAGGCCTCACTGCTGGAAGCTTGCGAGTTCT TCGGCTGACGTGATAGAGGATCAAGACGGGACGGGCATCTCTCCGTTTACGCACACACAGAACTCACTGTCTCTCAGAGTTG AGGGGGATCTATACGCTGTGGCACCGCTGAATACTGATGGGAGCTGCTTGCAGTTCAGAAGGAAAGCCGGCAGGAGAGCCAACGTCTGGATGTATGACAGTTGGGTTTCAG AGCCCACATTTGTGTCTGCCTCCTGGGTGAAGCGAAAAGACGACCCCGAGAATGAAAAGATTTTCCTCTTTTTCCGCGAAAAGAACTCTGATCAAAACCCAGAGGCCGAGCCGTGGATTTCCAGAGTGGCCAGAGTTTGTAAG ACTGATGAAGGCGGATCAAAGCGATTTTTCCAGAACACGTGGACATCTTTTCTCAAGGCTCGACTGGTCTGCGGCTTCCCAGAACATTCCCTGTATTTCAACCATCTGCAGGACGTCTACATACAACACGCAGAAGACTGGCGGCACACGAGGGTCTACGCCCTCTTCACCAGCAGCTG GAACGCCACTGCAGTTTGTAGTTATTCCATGCAGACCATTGAAGGCATTTTTGACAACTCCACCTTCAAGGGCTATGACAAGGCTGTTCCAGAACCAAGGCCAGGAACT TGTGTGCGCAACAGCCGCGTATTGCCGCTGGCCACCATCAGCGTGGTGAGGGATCATCCCGAAATGAGCGACTGGGTCCACTCTGTACACTACACGACTCCGTTCTACGTCAGCAACAACAACTACACCAAGTTAGCCGTGGACCGCGTCCGGGCGGCGGATCGGCGTGTGTACAGTGTTCTCCTGCTAGCCACTG ACTCTGGGAAGATCCATAAAATTCTAGAGTCGGGATCCGAACCTTTCATCATCTCCCAAACACAAATCCCCAGTCTGTCCGGCATACAGTCGATGAAACTGGACTCCAAAAAG AAAAAACTAGTGGTGAGTTTTGCAGAGAAAACCATTGTGTTAGACCTCCGGAGTTGCGATATGTATAACAAATCCTGCGCAGACTGCGTTCTGGCTCGGGACCCCTATTGTTCCTGGACTACATCTGGATGCACCCCAACTGTCCC TGAGggcattcaaaatattttggatGGGAAAACGAGTGTGTGCTCTGCATCAACATCAG aACATAGTCAATTAAACCGGACGAGAAGGAACGCTGCATCGCCCGTAGACTTGGATTTAACTCTGCCCCTTGTGCCCGTGGGTGTCCCTTATTACCTGACGTGCCCAATTGACTCTTACCACGCCGTCTACACGTGGAAACACGGAGACCAGATCAGTCCTTGTCTACAGATGCACTCCAACTGCCTCCTCCTCATGTCCGCCAAGACCCCCACGAGCTACGGCAGCTACGAGTGCATCTCGGAAGAGAGGGACTACGTCACTGTGGTGAAGAGATATCATCTGACGGAGCGAGTCGACCAGCGTACCAAGGCCGACCGAG CTTCATCCTCACAGTGA